One genomic segment of Danio aesculapii chromosome 15, fDanAes4.1, whole genome shotgun sequence includes these proteins:
- the hmgb1b gene encoding high mobility group protein B1b, whose protein sequence is MGKDPRKPRGKMSSYAYFVQTCREEHKKKHPEASVNFSEFSKKCSERWKTMSAKEKGKFEDMAKQDKVRYEREMKNYIPPKGEKKKRFKDPNAPKRPPSAFFIFCGDYRPKIKGENPGLSIGDIAKKLGEMWNSSSAEVKQPYEKKAAKLKEKYDKDIALYRTKGIAGFSKKEGGEDDEEDEDDDEEEDDEEEDDDE, encoded by the exons ATGGGTAAAGATCCAAGGAAGCCCAGAGGAAAGATGTCCTCTTATGCCTACTTTGTGCAAACCTGTCGTGAGGAGCACAAAAAGAAGCACCCTGAAGCCAGTGTGAACTTCTCTGAATTCTCCAAGAAGTGTTCAGAGAGATGGAAG ACAATGTCTGCCAAAGAGAAGGGCAAGTTTGAGGATATGGCCAAGCAAGATAAGGTTCGCTATGAGAGGGAAATGAAGAACTACATTCCACCAAAGGGTGAGAAGAAGAAGCGGTTTAAGGATCCCAACGCACCCAAGAGACCACC GTCAGCGTTCTTCATTTTCTGTGGTGATTACCGCCCTAAGATAAAGGGTGAGAACCCAGGTCTGTCCATCGGAGACATTGCCAAAAAGCTTGGAGAAATGTGGAACAGCTCATCAGCTGAGGTGAAGCAGCCCTATGAGAAGAAAGCCGCAAAGCTCAAGGAGAAGTACGACAAG gatATTGCCCTGTACCGCACAAAGGGAATTGCAGGCTTTTCAAAGAAAGAAGGTGGGGAGGATGATGAGGAGGACGAAGATGacgatgaggaggaggatgacgaagaggaggatgatgatgagtaG
- the LOC130242101 gene encoding protocadherin Fat 4-like has protein sequence MNKFGLIHLCLFLTHDTIFFCFTVDGASCISSLRRQSDSSNEKWLNISAPPSMRKSGLAPLRSRRFTQLSFSKSVYSFEVREDTPPGTIVGHVEAVYSKKNETSVYSVQEDDGDGLFLLNPHSGEFLLSRALDFELEHNYILTAGAQQGGSELIRVRVYFNVINVNDNPPVFSQNAFYASIPEDSPVGMCFLSLNVSDPDEGIYGEVELAVTSGDLENKFSINQEGALCLNAELDRETYAMYSLIVQAHDHALPTETQLTSSVHVTVYLMDVNDNPPLITTPSTVSFPENAPLHSAVTVVQATDADAGSNGEFVFSFESAEDESFSINSSTGVVYLQKPLDRETKDVIRVMLKVKDKGIPALSSLMNLTVLVEDVNDHNPEFTQSSYSLSIYEDVSRGTSILKVDASDCDIGPNGLVRFSISESGFMVDSVLGIVLVIEKMDREKTPFYSFSVFAEDQGDVQRSTTATINITILDVNDCMPIFSPESLILHVLENGEDSSQQTHQIQASDEDLGANGQLTYSIESGNDENLFSLHSNGTIQILENLDREVKNQYMLEVIAVDSGFPSLTGSGTLIIVVDDVNDNIPVFEKDIFTAHILEDSPLGTFFLRITASDLDDGTNGQLRYSLAGLDFPFLINATSGDLFTVSALDRETVPFYRFLVIVSDGHPTMPLSSSAAVVVTIDDVNDNFPSFLYGPYVANIPFGLTKGSVVCTVMAEDADVELNAKLNFSLQGQHAHLFSINSHTGTVFISDSISRRNDITVDVHVQDGAEMAKMDTTTLTVRFWNDSYFPQIAVQVNKNILFEDTPIDTLVAIVTAETLRNATVYFYLPSGTLGRFLSFIPALAS, from the exons ATGAACAAGTTTGGATTAATACATCTTTGTTTATTTCTCACGCACGATACG attttcttttgttttactgTGGATGGTGCTAGTTGTATCAGCTCATTAAGGAGACAGTCGGACAGCAGCAATGAGAAGTGGCTCAACATCTCAGCTCCACCATCAATGAGAAAATCAGGCTTAGCTCCACTTCGTAGCAGAAGGTTCACACAGCTATCATTTTCCAAATCTGTATATTCATTTGAAGTGAGAGAAGACACACCCCCTG GGACAATTGTGGGACATGTGGAGGCTGTATATAGCAAGAAGAATGAAACCTCAGTTTACTCAGTTCAGGAGGATGATGGCGATGGCCTTTTTCTTCTCAATCCACATTCTGGAGAATTCCTCCTGTCCCGTGCTCTGGATTTTGAGCTGGAGCACAACTACATCTTAACTGCTGGAGCTCAGCAGGGGGGCAGTGAGCTTATCAGGGTCAGGGTTTACTTCAATGTGATTAATGTCAATGACAACCCACCGGTGTTCAGCCAGAATGCTTTCTATGCCTCCATACCGGAAGACTCACCTGTTGGGATGTGCTTCCTAAGTTTGAATGTTTCAGATCCAGATGAAG GTATTTATGGAGAAGTGGAGTTAGCGGTCACATCTGGAGATCTTGAGAATAAGTTCTCAATAAATCAAGAGGGAGCTCTGTGCCTAAACGCTGAATTAGACAGAGAAACATATGCAATGTACAGCCTTATTGTCCAAGCCCATGATCATGCTTTACCCACAGAGACTCAACTCACAAGCTCAGTGCATGTTACCGTCTAtcttatggatgtcaatgacaaCCCCCCACTTATCACAACACCCAGTACTGTTAGTTTTCCAGAGAACGCACctcttcattctgctgtgacagtCGTACAGGCCACAGATGCTGATGCTGGATCTAATGGtgaatttgtttttagttttgaaaGTGCAGAAGATGAATCTTTCAGTATAAATAGTTCAACCGGGGTTGTTTACCTGCAGAAGCCATTGGACAGGGAAACCAAGGATGTCATCAGAGTTATGCTGAAAGTCAAAGATAAAGGTATTCCTGCATTGTCCAGTTTAATGAACCTCACAGTGCTTGTTGAAGATGTCAACGACCACAATCCAGAGTTCACTCAGAGCTCTTACAGCCTTTCAATATATGAGGATGTATCTCGTGGAACAAGTATACTAAAAGTTGATGCAAGCGATTGTGATATTGGGCCGAATGGACTGGTCCGGTTTTCTATCTCAGAGAGTGGGTTCATGGTGGACTCTGTTTTAGGTATAGTCTTAGTGATAGAGAAGATGGACCGAGAAAAGACACCTTTCTACAGCTTTTCAGTCTTTGCAGAAGACCAGGGAGATGTTCAAAGATCCACCACTGCAACTATCAACATCACAATCCTAGACGTCAATGACTGCATGCCTATTTTTTCACCAGAATCccttattttacatgttttggAAAATGGAGAGGACTCTTCTCAGCAAACACATCAG ATACAGGCATCTGATGAGGACTTGGGAGCTAATGGTCAGCTGACTTATTCTATAGAATCAGGAAATGATGAGAATCTTTTCTCACTTCATTCCAATGGAACCATCCAGATCTTAGAAAATCTTGACAGGGAAGTGAAAAACCAATACATGTTGGAAGTTATTGCTGTTGATTCAG GATTTCCATCACTGACAGGCTCAGGCACTTTAATCATTGTTGTAGATGATGTCAATGACAACATTCCAGTTTTTGAAAAGGATATATTCACTGCTCATATATTGGAGGATTCTCCTCTTGGAACTTTTTTTCTGAGAATTACAGCTTCAGACTTAGATGATGGCACCAATGGCCAGCTAAG ATATTCTTTAGCGGGCCTCGATTTTCCATTTTTAATCAATGCAACATCTGGGGATTTGTTCACTGTAAGTGCTTTGGACAGAGAGACAGTGCCTTTCTACAGATTTTTGGTTATCGTCAGTGATGGTCATCCCACAATGCCTCTTTCCAGCTCAGCTGCTGTTGTGGTAACAATTGATGATGTGAATGATAACTTCCCATCATTTCTATATGGACCATATGTGGCCAATATACCTTTTGGGTTAACCAAAG GATCAGTTGTTTGCACAGTGATGGCAGAAGATGCAGATGTTGAATTGAATGCAAAACTAAACTTTTCTCTGCAAGGTCAACATGCCCATCTCTTCTCCATTAACTCTCACACGGGAACAGTGTTCATTTCAGATTCAATAAGTAGAAGAAATGACATCACAGTTGATGTTCATGTGCAGGATggagcagaaatggcaaaaatggACACAACAACCTTGACTGTCAGATTTTGGAATGACTCATACTTTCCTCAAATTGCAGTCCAGGTTAATAAGAACATTCTCTTTGAGGACACACCCATCGATACCTTAGTGGCCATTGTGACTGCAGAAACATTGAGAAATGCAACAGTGTATTTCTATCTGCCCTCTGGAACTTTGGGGAGGTTTTTGAGCTTCATCCCAGCACTGGCGAGTTGA